The Cetobacterium sp. ZOR0034 DNA segment CACTGCTCCAAATATTGTAGGGCTTATTTCACTCCAATCAAAATCTTCACTTGCATTTTTTAAAATTAAACTTCTTAATCTATCTGTAAAATTAGGTATTTCAATTTGCTCATCTGCAAATAAACCTCCATTAACATATGGAAATGACAGCAACATTTCATCCAAATAAGGATCCCTTTCCTCTTCTTTAGTATTAAGAATTTTAAATAGTTCTTTAATAGCCCCTCTAATATCTTTTGCTTCATACTGTTTTAAATAATCATGAAATTTTCCATGAGCACCAAATATTCCTGCGTCCTCAGCGTATAAACAAAAAACTAGTCTAACACATAGCATATTTAAGCTTTTCAGTGCTCTTTCACTTGTTTTATCCTTATATTGATTTAATAACTCTTCATAAAATTCTCCTACTATCTCTCCTGCTTTTAATGAAATTTCCATCTCCTTTTTTATATGTTCACTTTCACTATTTATTAAGAATTGAAGTCTATAATATTCCTTTGGTAAATCTTTCAAAAAAATTACTTCCGGCTCGCCTCTTGGTTTTTCCATGTCATAAATATGAAATTCTTCAAAATTAGATATTACTATCCAACGAGGACGTTCTGAATATGGCATTTCACTTGAATATCTTTTTGCTTGCTGAAATGGACTCAATTTTGTTCCATCTGATTGCTTTATTGGTTGTCGTAAATTTTTCCCTAAGCTTTTTTGTTCAATTAATACATGAGTATCAGAAATATAACCATCTATGAAACTAGTATTATCTAATTTAACTTTGCTTTCAAATGTGATATATTGCTCTGGGTATTTTACTCCCAATACATCTCTTAATAGACTTAACCAGAACGGTTGACATTCTCCTTTTTCATATCCTTTACTTTTCCAAGTCTCTGCAAATAATTTAGCAGCTTCTTTTTGTTCTTTGTGAGTTAATCTAATTAAATTATCCACTTTATTTACTCCTCTTAATTTATTATTTAATTTTAGAATTATTTTTCTTTATTAAGATTCTAAAATTTTAATATTTACACATTTTATGATTATTTTTCCTATATTAGGTTTTAATTATATCATTTTTAGCCGTCTCTTTTCAATTTTTTAGATTTTTCTTTTAAATCTATTTAAACCTTAATTTTAAAGCTTTTTTATTCTCCCTTTACAAAAGATACCAAAAATTATTTTGAATACCCTTAAAATCAATTTTAGAGCTTTGAATTTCTTAAAAATAAAAAGAGTGTCACAAGACACTCCATAATTTTGATTCATTATATTATTTTCACCATTTGCAATAGTTTTTCTTCGTTTTCCGTTTTATTAGGAAGTATATAAAATTGATTTTCTTCATAAAACTTTATTAATTTAGAATTATTTTTTAATTCCACTAAAATAATACGCCCTCCAACAACCTCAGAAGCCTCCTCTATATAACTACAAGCATAATCTATAAGTTCTTTTCCAGAAATTTTATCTTTATTACAATCATTTTTTGCTATCTGTCCTATCAAAAATGTAGAGATTTCTGAAACACTGTTATATAAACCATCTATTTTTTTTCTTTGATTATTAGATAGTTCTTCTGGTAAGTGAAGAACTTTTGTTGATAATGCAAAATAACCTAAAATATCTATTTCTCCATTATCTAATTTTTTTTCATCCATTATAAAATAAGTTCTAGCTTTGTTTTTATGCTGAAATAGTTGAGCTTTTTTCTTTAAAAAAAATTCAATATCCTTATCATTTAAACACACAAATTTATCTATAATTTCTTCTACTAATTCTTTCGGAACTATTTCTTCAATTTCTTGTAGTGAGACGCAAACTTTTCTAATGATGCTCTCCCCCTTTTACGGTTTATAGCTATAAATTCTTCTGTTTTATGTCTATCTTTTTTTATATCAGTATCAGAAGTAATAGCATCTATAATCATATCAGTTGCTTCTTTCCCTGTTACTATTATCTTTCTAGTAAATGATGATGTCGCCATACTCATCAACTCCTTCCTATTTGATAATATATTATATCATATATTTCTTCTTAATTTAATTCTATTTTCATTTTTTATTTTTAATATTTGGATTATTTTGATATCTATATAAAACATTATTTTCTTTATCCCACCAATATTTTTCATCTTCTCTTATAATATCTCTAACTATTTCGATATTTTCTTTAGTTTCTTTATAATAAAATTTATATGTTCCTAATAAAAACAAGCTAATAATTATCACATTGAAAACAAATGATTTTATAAAATATTTTTTTATTGAATCTACAAATTCCACTTTTACAATATTTGAATCTTTTATAAACTCAACTAAATTTGCTTCTCCTTTAGTTTTAATGTTATCTAATTCTTTTTTAGTCACCAATACCGAAGCCACGAGTTTTTGATTTTCTTCCTCTAACTCTTTCTTGCTCTTTAATATATTCTCTTTGTTTTCTTTCTTTAGCTCTTCTATCAGCAATGGAAGTGATTTGGATGTCTTCAGTATCTCTTCTTGGGCTTCCATTATTAATAAACTCAATTTCTCTATAGATTTCTTTTGAACTTGTATCAGAGTTTCCTTTTCTATATCTTCCTTTTTCAAATTCTCTAATAAATTCTGAAGTGTCTTTATATTTAATTTTAATTCCAGTATCTGTTGCTCTTTCTCCTCTTGAAATATTGGTTCTATTTTCTCTTGATCTTGTTCTAGAAAATTCATTCTCTAGCCCCTCCTTTGATAGTGCAATATGATTAAAGTTTTTATGTAATGTTTCTAACCTAAATTTATCTTTTGTTCCATTTAATATATCTTTTCCAACTGTAAATACAACATGTTTTTTCTCATTGCTCCACTCTACACTGTAATTTTGTTTTTTCATTAAATCTATAAATTGAGTTCTATCATTACTCTGACTTGCAACTTTTAAAATTGTATTCACTAATTTTAGACTATCACTTTCTTTTTCTTTTAAAACTCCTTTTTTTACCGCCATATAACTACTTCGATTCCAAATAACAACCTTTCCTTTTTCTTTAGATTTTTCAGGAATTTTAAGTCCATTCTCTTTACAGATATTATTATTTAATTCTTTCAATCTTCTTAAATCAGAATTTTTCTCATGATATTTTCCCCCTGTTTCTAAACTTACAGAATTTAAAATTATATGATTATGAATATGATTTCTATCTGTATGTGTTGCTATAAAAACTTCATATTTTGGAAAAGCTTTTTTACAAAACTCTATACCTATTTTTAAAGCTTGTTCTTTATCCACTTCTCCCTCTTTAAAACTTTGAACAATATGTTTATATTGTCTTCCCTCTAACTTATTATAAAATTCTTTTGTTTCTTGAAACTCTTTATTTGCTAATTTATAATCTTCTGAGCAATTTATTCCATAAGTAAACTCTGCTTTTTTAGCAACATAATCTAGCACTGCTTTAACTCCAGTTTTTGACTTACTAGCTTTAGCTACTGATTTAATGATTGCCATAATTTATCTAAATCCTTTTCTATTTTTTTAAACTCTTCTAAAGAACTATTGTTTAACTTTTTAGATATTTGATTTAAGCTATTTGCAATACTTCTTTTTATTAGCAATAGCTCCTTTAAATTTAAATTAAACTCTTTTATATCTGTGTATATCCCTTTTCTTATAAGCTCCCTTATTGTTTCAGTTTTATTTTTTTCTAAATTATCACTTTGACATTTTAATTTTCTATAATCTTCTTCATTTAATCTAACAGTTAATTTATACTTTTTTTCAGTTTTCATATTTTATAAATCATCTCCATTTTTTATTTTATTTATAATTTAAAGTTACGTTTACATAGTGAGTTTAAATTATAAATCAAGAGGGTTCAAAGGGAGATTTCTCCCTTGCAAGTTAGTATTTTAGACAGACGAAGACGGCTAAAATGCGTAACTTGCCACTATTAAAAAAACATATTAAAATTGAGATATTCTATTCAAAAATTTTAAAATATCTAATCATAAAGCTTATAATTTTTTTAATAGTGCTTCTTTTTTCTTTAACAATTTTTCAATAAATATAAATGTTGCTTAAATTCAAATATTGTCATTCTCGATAATTTATTTTTATTCACTTTTAAAGTTTCTAATGGAATACTTTTAATAATGTTTTTTATATCGCTATATAACTCTTTATTACCTAATATCCCCGAAAAATAGTTTAACCATTTGATTTTATCTTCTGATAATTCAATTTCTCTAATTTCGCTCTTTAAAGCTGTTTTATTTGATTCAAAATTCCATTCTCCTAAAAGCCCATTATAAAAAATTGCATCAAAACTTTTACCTTTTCCTTTTGCTAAAAATTCTTCAGTTAGTTTATAAATTTCTTTTGCTTTTTCCTCTGTTAAATTTAGAATATTTTTTCTAATATTTTTTTTAGTTATATTATTTATTTTAGAAAAATTTTCTAAATCTAAAAATTCATATCTACTACTAATTTTTTCTTCATTATTTCCTTTCTTAGTAGTAGTATTCTTTTTAATATTGTTCTTTATAAGTAGTTCTTTTTTGGGTGTACCACAGACACTACCCTGGTGTACCTGAGATACTACCCCTAGTCTATCTGTGACACCACCCTGGTATTTCTCTGACACTACCTCTTTATCTTTTTTCGTCTCTTCAAAGTTATCTTCAACAATATATTTTTTCAAATTATTAACAGTATATACATTTGTATCATTAACTTTTTTATCGTTGATCTTTTTAGTTCTTACAACTTTATTTATTAACTTTTTTTCTTCTAAAGATTTTATACATCTAATAACTGTACTTTTAGAACAATAACATAATTTTGCTAATGTGCTGTAAGATGGAAAGGCTACACCTCCATTATTACAATATCTTGATAGCACGACAAAAAGATGACTCTCATATATATTTGAAAATACATCTGGATTATCTATAACCGCATTTTCAACTTTAAAATAAAAGTCAACTCTTTCATCTTTAATTCCTAATATTTGTTTTTGTTCTTCTGTTAAATTTATCATTTCTCCTCCTCAATAAAATTTTTATTGAAGAAATTGCTTTTTTCCGTACCATATGCCGTACTATTTATGATTTTCTCTTGAAAAAATTAATATATTTTTGAAATAAAACCCCTTAAAAATAAAGGGTTTGAAAAGGATGAAAAGAATTACTTGATTGAGTGGGAATAATAATTTAAAATACAAAACACCTTGATTACCAATGGTTTTCAAGGTGTTTTTTTTATGACTGCACCCGAAATGCACCCATTTGATTTATTTTCTATTATTTAGAAGATATTCCTTAATTACTTTTACATCATCTGAAACTAAAACAATCCTATTTTCTAAATTAATATAATTATATTTTGTTTGTTGTTTCATGTTTGAGACTTCGCTATCATATATTTTTTGATCTACTTTTTTATCTATCTGACTCATAATAAATTTATGATAAAATCCTAAAACGCTAGCTAATGATGTTACTATTGTTAATCCTAATTTTATGTATTCTATATTCCCCATTAAATTTTAAACAACTCCTTTATTGAATTTGCTTTTCTAAATACTTTTAACTCTATCATTTTAATTTTATAATTAAA contains these protein-coding regions:
- a CDS encoding relaxase/mobilization nuclease domain-containing protein; amino-acid sequence: MAIIKSVAKASKSKTGVKAVLDYVAKKAEFTYGINCSEDYKLANKEFQETKEFYNKLEGRQYKHIVQSFKEGEVDKEQALKIGIEFCKKAFPKYEVFIATHTDRNHIHNHIILNSVSLETGGKYHEKNSDLRRLKELNNNICKENGLKIPEKSKEKGKVVIWNRSSYMAVKKGVLKEKESDSLKLVNTILKVASQSNDRTQFIDLMKKQNYSVEWSNEKKHVVFTVGKDILNGTKDKFRLETLHKNFNHIALSKEGLENEFSRTRSRENRTNISRGERATDTGIKIKYKDTSEFIREFEKGRYRKGNSDTSSKEIYREIEFINNGSPRRDTEDIQITSIADRRAKERKQREYIKEQERVRGRKSKTRGFGIGD
- a CDS encoding helix-turn-helix domain-containing protein, whose protein sequence is MINLTEEQKQILGIKDERVDFYFKVENAVIDNPDVFSNIYESHLFVVLSRYCNNGGVAFPSYSTLAKLCYCSKSTVIRCIKSLEEKKLINKVVRTKKINDKKVNDTNVYTVNNLKKYIVEDNFEETKKDKEVVSEKYQGGVTDRLGVVSQVHQGSVCGTPKKELLIKNNIKKNTTTKKGNNEEKISSRYEFLDLENFSKINNITKKNIRKNILNLTEEKAKEIYKLTEEFLAKGKGKSFDAIFYNGLLGEWNFESNKTALKSEIREIELSEDKIKWLNYFSGILGNKELYSDIKNIIKSIPLETLKVNKNKLSRMTIFEFKQHLYLLKNC